In Acidovorax sp. GBBC 1281, a single window of DNA contains:
- a CDS encoding SIMPL domain-containing protein (The SIMPL domain is named for its presence in mouse protein SIMPL (signalling molecule that associates with mouse pelle-like kinase). Bacterial member BP26, from Brucella, was shown to assemble into a channel-like structure, while YggE from E. coli has been associated with resistance to oxidative stress.) translates to MKIATKIIAAGALLVCAGASVSQNAVMPPPQNVLQLSATGTVDVQQDLLVLTLATSKEGADAATVQTQLKQALDSALAEAKRSAQPDQMDVRTGAFGMYPRYGKEGKINGWQGRAELILQGRDFSRITTTAGKIQSMPISQIAFDLSREAREKVEGEAQTKAIEQFKARANELARGFGFSGYTLREVAVNNNEMIPGPRPRMMAMEAKMSSMSADAPVPVEAGKAQVVVNVSGAVQLR, encoded by the coding sequence ATGAAAATTGCTACCAAAATAATAGCTGCAGGTGCTCTTCTGGTGTGCGCTGGAGCCTCTGTCTCTCAAAACGCCGTGATGCCGCCACCGCAGAATGTGCTGCAGTTGTCCGCGACCGGCACCGTGGATGTCCAGCAGGACCTGCTGGTGCTCACGCTGGCCACCAGCAAGGAAGGCGCCGATGCAGCCACGGTGCAGACGCAGCTCAAGCAAGCACTGGACTCCGCGTTGGCGGAGGCCAAGCGCTCTGCCCAGCCGGACCAGATGGACGTGCGCACCGGCGCGTTCGGCATGTACCCGCGCTATGGCAAGGAGGGCAAGATCAACGGCTGGCAGGGCCGGGCCGAGCTGATTCTGCAGGGCCGTGATTTCTCGCGCATCACCACCACCGCCGGCAAGATCCAGTCCATGCCGATCAGCCAGATCGCCTTCGATCTGTCGCGCGAGGCCCGCGAGAAGGTGGAGGGCGAGGCGCAGACCAAGGCCATCGAGCAATTCAAGGCCCGTGCGAATGAACTGGCGCGGGGCTTCGGCTTCAGCGGCTACACGCTGCGCGAGGTGGCGGTGAACAACAACGAGATGATCCCAGGCCCCAGGCCGCGCATGATGGCCATGGAAGCCAAGATGTCGTCAATGTCCGCCGATGCACCCGTACCGGTGGAGGCCGGCAAGGCGCAGGTGGTAGTGAACGTCTCCGGCGCCGTTCAACTGCGCTGA
- the ompR gene encoding osmolarity response regulator transcription factor OmpR, whose translation MASTTNRTDKILVVDDDARIRDLLRRYLTQEGFEVMVAEDGKALNRILLRETVDLIVLDLMMPGEDGLSICRRLRAANDRTPIIMLTAKGEDVDRIVGLEVGADDYLGKPFNPRELLARIHAVLRRRPPQEAPGAPSGDNEVVTFGPFTFDLGTRALQRSGEELPLTTGEFAMLKALVRHPRQPLSREKLALLARGREFEPFDRSLDVQVSRLRKLVEVDAAAPRYIQTVWGVGYVFVPDGTS comes from the coding sequence ATGGCCTCAACAACCAACCGTACCGACAAGATTCTCGTGGTGGATGACGACGCCCGCATTCGCGATTTGCTGCGGCGCTATCTCACGCAAGAGGGCTTCGAAGTCATGGTTGCGGAAGATGGCAAGGCCCTCAACCGCATTCTGCTGCGCGAAACCGTGGACCTCATCGTGCTGGACCTGATGATGCCCGGCGAGGACGGCCTCTCGATCTGCCGCCGCCTTCGCGCCGCCAACGATCGCACTCCCATCATCATGCTGACCGCCAAGGGCGAGGACGTGGACCGCATCGTGGGCCTGGAAGTGGGCGCCGACGATTACCTGGGCAAGCCGTTCAACCCCCGCGAACTGCTGGCCCGCATCCACGCGGTGCTGCGCCGCCGGCCGCCGCAAGAGGCGCCGGGCGCTCCGTCAGGCGACAACGAGGTCGTCACCTTCGGTCCTTTCACCTTCGATCTGGGCACGCGCGCACTGCAGCGCAGCGGCGAAGAGCTGCCACTCACCACCGGCGAGTTCGCCATGCTGAAGGCGCTGGTCCGCCACCCACGGCAGCCGCTGTCGCGGGAAAAGCTGGCCCTGCTGGCGCGCGGCCGCGAGTTCGAGCCGTTCGACCGCAGCCTGGACGTGCAGGTGTCCCGCCTGCGCAAGCTGGTCGAGGTGGACGCTGCAGCGCCCCGCTACATCCAGACCGTCTGGGGCGTGGGCTACGTGTTCGTGCCGGACGGCACGAGCTGA
- a CDS encoding sensor histidine kinase: MSANYEAASSDATSPAPLEAPVYLRAQRARVGLNLFWRTFFLLALLLVGSILAWLQTLRALEFEPRTLQTAQQIASLVNLSRAALVHADAIARVSLIKTMADQEGVRILPREPSDRFDLLDASALGMRLTEELTTRLGPGTIVASNVNGESGLWVGFTINGDPNWLLMDRSRLSAAGGKTWMIWLITAAALSLAGAAAIARLINRPLKQLSYAANRVRDGDFAASQLDEEAVTSEIREVNIGFNRMAQKLAKLEQDRAVMLAGISHDLRTPLARLRLETEMSVSDNVAREHMVADIVQLDATIDKFLDYARPDNVTLNPVNLHGVVSSCVYAVQDHRELQISMNVPEDLNVLADEVELARVISNLLENARRYGKTHDSGTATVDIAAKGREKWVLIKVRDHGPGVPPEQLANLTKPFFRGNSARTAAAGAGLGLSIVDKTVQRMGGIFALANSGSGGLVAHIQLQRATDLPGGKDPKQRLQRPQIKRNLPPRRPKPAKA, translated from the coding sequence ATGAGCGCCAACTACGAAGCAGCGTCGTCCGACGCCACCAGCCCCGCCCCCTTGGAGGCCCCCGTGTACCTACGGGCGCAGCGTGCACGGGTGGGGCTGAACCTTTTCTGGCGCACGTTCTTCCTGCTCGCGCTACTGCTGGTGGGCAGCATCCTGGCCTGGCTGCAGACGCTGCGGGCGCTGGAGTTCGAGCCGCGCACGCTGCAGACGGCGCAGCAGATCGCCTCGCTGGTGAACCTGAGCCGCGCGGCGCTGGTGCATGCCGATGCGATCGCGCGCGTCTCGCTGATCAAGACCATGGCCGACCAGGAAGGCGTTCGCATCCTGCCGCGCGAGCCGTCCGACCGCTTCGACCTGCTGGACGCCTCGGCGCTCGGCATGCGGTTGACCGAAGAGCTGACCACCCGCCTGGGGCCGGGCACCATCGTGGCGAGCAACGTCAATGGCGAAAGCGGCTTGTGGGTGGGATTCACCATCAACGGCGACCCCAACTGGCTGCTGATGGACCGGTCCCGCTTGAGCGCGGCCGGCGGCAAGACGTGGATGATCTGGCTCATCACCGCCGCAGCGTTGTCGCTGGCGGGCGCCGCGGCCATCGCGCGCCTAATCAACCGGCCGCTCAAGCAGCTGTCGTATGCCGCCAACCGCGTGCGCGACGGCGACTTCGCGGCCAGCCAGCTCGACGAGGAAGCCGTGACCAGCGAAATCCGCGAGGTGAACATCGGCTTCAACCGCATGGCGCAAAAGCTCGCCAAGCTGGAGCAGGACCGTGCGGTGATGCTGGCGGGCATTTCGCATGATTTGCGCACGCCCCTGGCCCGCCTGCGGCTGGAAACCGAAATGAGCGTGTCGGACAACGTGGCCCGCGAGCACATGGTGGCCGACATCGTGCAGCTCGACGCCACCATCGACAAGTTCCTCGACTACGCCCGCCCCGACAACGTGACCCTGAACCCGGTCAACCTGCATGGCGTGGTGTCGTCGTGCGTGTACGCCGTACAGGACCACCGCGAACTGCAGATCTCGATGAACGTGCCCGAGGACCTGAACGTGCTGGCCGACGAGGTCGAACTGGCGCGCGTGATCTCCAACCTGCTCGAGAATGCCCGCCGCTACGGAAAGACGCACGACAGCGGCACGGCCACCGTGGACATCGCGGCCAAGGGGCGCGAGAAGTGGGTGCTCATCAAGGTGCGCGACCACGGCCCGGGCGTGCCGCCGGAGCAACTGGCCAACCTGACCAAGCCGTTCTTCCGCGGCAATTCGGCCCGCACGGCGGCCGCCGGCGCGGGCCTGGGCCTGTCCATCGTGGACAAGACGGTGCAGCGCATGGGCGGCATCTTCGCCCTGGCCAATTCGGGATCGGGCGGACTGGTGGCCCACATCCAATTGCAGCGGGCGACCGACCTGCCCGGCGGCAAGGACCCCAAGCAGCGCCTGCAGCGCCCGCAGATCAAGCGCAACCTGCCCCCGCGCCGCCCTAAGCCGGCGAAGGCTTGA
- the ispF gene encoding 2-C-methyl-D-erythritol 2,4-cyclodiphosphate synthase, producing MNIRIGEGWDVHALVPGRRLVIGGVDVPHTMGLLGHSDADVLLHAITDALLGAAALGDIGSHFPDTDPTFKGADSVALLVEAARRVRAQGYEIGNIDSTVIAQAPRLAAHIPAMRARIAQALSLQEGQINVKAKTAERLGPVGQGLAMEARAATLLFIKPSPA from the coding sequence ATGAACATCCGAATCGGCGAAGGCTGGGACGTGCATGCGCTGGTGCCGGGGCGCCGCCTCGTCATCGGCGGTGTGGACGTGCCGCACACCATGGGCCTGCTCGGCCATTCCGATGCCGACGTGCTGCTGCACGCCATCACCGACGCGTTGCTGGGCGCCGCGGCGCTGGGGGACATCGGCAGCCACTTCCCGGACACCGATCCCACGTTCAAAGGCGCGGATTCCGTGGCGCTGCTGGTGGAGGCCGCTCGGCGCGTGCGCGCGCAGGGCTACGAGATCGGCAACATCGACAGCACGGTGATCGCGCAGGCGCCGCGCCTGGCCGCCCACATCCCCGCGATGCGGGCCCGCATCGCGCAGGCGCTGTCGCTGCAGGAGGGCCAGATCAACGTCAAGGCCAAGACCGCCGAGCGGCTCGGCCCGGTGGGGCAGGGCCTTGCCATGGAGGCCCGGGCCGCGACGCTGCTGTTCATCAAGCCTTCGCCGGCTTAG
- a CDS encoding IspD/TarI family cytidylyltransferase, with translation MTDLLPHLSPPPLSGQGRFWALVPCAGVGARAVAQPSGIDRVAPGQVPVLPKQYQPVAGLPMVLHTLAAFAGVGRLLGTLVAVAPGDAFFDGQPQPTFFVAPCGGATRAATVLGGLRVLQERGALPEDWVLVHDAARCLVTTAQIDALIDACADDAVGGLLAHKLADTLKTAIDGPGGVRVASTVDRTDKWLAQTPQMFRLGPLRQALEHLGPAATDEASAMEAMGLHPRLVPGGAQNFKVTYPADFALAEAVLAQRMHAATLDRFGGARGEASAVPGKTIF, from the coding sequence ATGACCGATCTTCTCCCGCACCTTTCGCCGCCACCGCTCTCCGGCCAGGGGCGTTTCTGGGCCCTGGTGCCCTGTGCCGGCGTGGGCGCCCGTGCGGTGGCGCAGCCTTCGGGGATCGACCGGGTGGCGCCAGGCCAGGTGCCGGTGCTGCCCAAGCAGTACCAGCCGGTGGCCGGGCTTCCCATGGTGCTGCACACCCTGGCCGCGTTCGCCGGCGTGGGCCGGCTGCTGGGCACGCTGGTGGCCGTGGCCCCGGGCGATGCGTTTTTCGACGGCCAGCCGCAGCCCACCTTCTTCGTGGCACCCTGCGGGGGCGCCACCCGCGCGGCGACGGTGCTGGGCGGCCTGCGCGTGCTGCAAGAGCGCGGCGCGCTGCCCGAAGATTGGGTGCTGGTGCACGATGCGGCCCGCTGTCTGGTCACCACGGCGCAGATCGACGCATTGATCGACGCCTGTGCCGACGACGCCGTAGGCGGGCTGCTGGCCCACAAGCTGGCCGACACGCTCAAGACCGCGATCGACGGCCCGGGCGGCGTGCGCGTGGCCTCCACCGTGGACCGCACCGACAAATGGCTCGCCCAGACGCCCCAGATGTTCCGCCTCGGGCCGCTGCGGCAGGCGCTGGAGCACCTGGGCCCGGCGGCCACCGACGAAGCAAGCGCCATGGAGGCCATGGGCCTGCACCCCCGGCTGGTGCCGGGCGGCGCGCAGAACTTCAAGGTGACCTACCCGGCCGACTTCGCGCTGGCCGAGGCGGTGTTGGCGCAGCGCATGCATGCCGCCACCCTGGACCGCTTCGGCGGCGCCCGGGGCGAAGCCTCGGCCGTGCCGGGCAAGACGATTTTTTAG